A genome region from Candidatus Polarisedimenticolia bacterium includes the following:
- a CDS encoding cysteine dioxygenase family protein: MAPRPEAVTTRTIQDLVRGLCGIPAPSFTRDGVLDEIGRTVLDPASLRPFLYFRRSHYTRNLIHRNDLFEVVAIGWEPGQVSAIHNHRGQECWMGVPIGRLEVRNYRLIRKNPEARTCLIEPSVRYAMDPRHPAAVDPNEPIHSVHNLEEFGSRAVSVHVYSRPFDSCEIYQPEKGCYYDVPLGYTSRFGVLCPGEGAELALTIAS; encoded by the coding sequence ATGGCGCCACGGCCCGAGGCGGTGACGACGCGCACGATCCAGGATCTTGTCCGGGGGCTCTGCGGTATCCCGGCCCCCTCGTTCACCCGCGACGGGGTCCTGGACGAGATCGGCCGGACCGTCCTCGATCCGGCTTCCCTCCGGCCGTTCCTCTACTTCCGGCGCAGCCATTACACCCGGAACCTCATCCACCGCAACGATCTGTTCGAAGTGGTCGCCATCGGCTGGGAGCCCGGCCAGGTGTCCGCCATCCACAATCACCGCGGACAGGAATGCTGGATGGGAGTGCCGATCGGCCGGCTGGAGGTGCGCAACTACAGGCTGATCAGGAAGAATCCCGAGGCGCGCACCTGCCTCATCGAGCCGTCGGTCCGCTACGCCATGGATCCCCGTCACCCCGCCGCCGTGGACCCGAACGAGCCGATCCACTCCGTGCACAACCTGGAGGAGTTCGGCTCGCGCGCCGTGTCCGTGCACGTCTACTCCCGCCCGTTCGATTCCTGCGAGATCTACCAGCCGGAGAAGGGGTGCTACTACGACGTGCCGCTGGGATACACCAGTCGATTCGGCGTTCTCTGTCCAGGCGAGGGGGCCGAACTGGCCTTGACCATCGCCTCCTAG
- a CDS encoding M14 family metallopeptidase codes for MNDARPLCDRIREGVARTATILSVLLFLSFAAARPAAPAAAAPSRPATDWRTPAEAAGFRTTPRYAETLDYARRLAAAAPRQVRLETFGKTGEGRDLVAIVASKDGVFDPAALHRAGRPIVLVQNAIHAGEMDGKDASLALLRDMVVTKEKAALLDRVVPVVILIYNADGHERFSAHNRINQNGPEETGWRTQARNLNLNRDYMKAEAPETRAFLKLWNRWLPDLFVDTHVTDGADYQYDTTYGIDTGPDIVPAIAEWQRDSLAPYVEASVGAAGQVIGPFINLKDETDPAQGLKAGQDLPRFSTGYINLQNRPAVLLETHMLKDYRTRVRGTYEFLRALLEIANRDAARLTGMGRSADAEAIAAGTRYDPDARIPLRLEPDGTTTPFLYRGHRSRVSQSTISGARRIEYSEEPIEITVARESSLKVTLSVAPPRAYIVPAPWTAVIGTLAAHGLRVRETTRPWEGEVETYRCEAPVWHSRPFEGRQVLFPPGEGGGRSGATPGTCVPVRARLSFPAGSAVVPLDQRAARVAIHLLEPQAPDSCLAWGMFNAVFERKEYAEPYVMETLARDMLAKDPALRGEFERRLTEDKEFAASPEARLDFFYRRSPWWDDRIGLYPIGRLLSLDGIPITKER; via the coding sequence ATGAACGACGCTCGGCCACTCTGTGATCGAATCCGGGAGGGTGTCGCCCGCACCGCCACGATCCTGTCGGTCCTCCTGTTCCTGTCGTTCGCCGCGGCCCGTCCGGCGGCCCCGGCCGCCGCGGCGCCGTCCCGGCCCGCCACGGACTGGCGGACGCCGGCCGAGGCGGCCGGCTTCAGGACGACTCCGCGTTACGCCGAGACGCTGGACTACGCCCGCCGGCTGGCCGCCGCCGCGCCGCGGCAGGTGCGCCTCGAGACCTTCGGCAAGACGGGAGAGGGGCGGGACCTGGTCGCGATCGTCGCCTCGAAGGACGGCGTATTCGATCCGGCGGCGCTGCACCGGGCCGGCCGGCCGATCGTCCTGGTGCAGAACGCCATCCACGCCGGCGAGATGGACGGCAAGGACGCCTCGCTGGCCCTCCTCCGCGACATGGTCGTGACGAAGGAGAAGGCCGCCCTTCTCGACCGGGTCGTCCCGGTCGTGATCCTGATCTACAACGCGGACGGCCACGAGCGCTTCTCCGCCCACAACCGGATCAACCAGAACGGGCCCGAGGAGACCGGCTGGCGGACGCAGGCGCGCAATCTGAACCTGAACCGGGACTACATGAAGGCCGAGGCGCCCGAAACGCGCGCTTTCCTGAAGCTGTGGAACCGGTGGCTCCCCGATCTGTTCGTCGACACGCACGTGACCGACGGCGCCGACTACCAGTACGACACGACGTACGGGATCGACACCGGGCCGGATATTGTCCCCGCGATCGCCGAGTGGCAGCGAGATTCCCTGGCCCCCTACGTCGAGGCCTCGGTCGGCGCCGCGGGGCAGGTCATCGGCCCGTTCATCAACCTGAAGGACGAGACCGATCCGGCGCAGGGGCTGAAGGCCGGACAGGACCTGCCGCGCTTCTCGACCGGATACATCAATCTGCAGAACCGCCCGGCGGTCCTCCTCGAGACCCACATGTTGAAGGACTACAGGACGCGCGTGCGCGGGACGTACGAGTTCCTGCGCGCCCTCCTCGAGATCGCGAACCGCGACGCGGCCCGCCTCACCGGCATGGGCCGGTCGGCCGATGCGGAGGCCATCGCGGCGGGGACGCGCTACGACCCCGACGCGCGCATCCCCCTGCGCCTCGAGCCGGACGGGACGACGACGCCCTTCCTGTATCGCGGCCACCGGTCGCGCGTGTCGCAAAGCACGATCTCGGGCGCCCGGCGGATCGAGTATTCGGAGGAGCCGATCGAGATCACCGTGGCGCGCGAGTCGTCGCTCAAGGTGACCCTGTCGGTCGCGCCGCCGCGCGCCTACATCGTCCCTGCGCCGTGGACGGCGGTGATCGGGACGCTCGCGGCGCACGGACTTCGCGTGCGCGAGACCACCCGCCCCTGGGAGGGGGAGGTCGAGACGTACCGCTGCGAGGCGCCGGTCTGGCACTCGCGCCCCTTCGAAGGACGCCAGGTGCTCTTCCCGCCCGGGGAGGGGGGCGGGCGCTCGGGCGCCACGCCCGGAACCTGCGTCCCGGTCCGCGCGCGTCTCTCGTTTCCGGCGGGATCTGCGGTCGTTCCCCTGGACCAGCGCGCGGCGCGGGTCGCCATCCATCTGCTGGAGCCGCAGGCCCCCGACTCGTGTCTCGCGTGGGGCATGTTCAACGCCGTCTTCGAGCGCAAGGAGTACGCCGAGCCGTACGTGATGGAAACGCTGGCCCGCGACATGCTAGCCAAAGACCCGGCCTTGAGAGGGGAGTTCGAGCGGCGGCTCACGGAGGACAAGGAGTTCGCCGCCAGCCCCGAGGCGCGTCTCGATTTCTTCTACCGGCGCTCGCCGTGGTGGGACGACCGGATCGGCCTCTACCCGATCGGGAGGCTCCTGTCACTTGACGGGATCCCGATCACGAAGGAGCGGTAG